Part of the Bacillota bacterium genome, TTCCGTAGTGAATTTGTTCCAGCCAGGACTTTTCAATCATGATGTCGAAGTAATCCCCGGGGTACTGAATGTCCAGTGCGGGCAAGTCATGAAAGAGTTCTTTGCCAGACGGCGCAAGTAGGCGTGGAGAGGTGCTGGAGTGGTTGAACAGGGCGGTCTCGAAAACCGTTAGGCGACTTGTCGCCTCGTGGGTTCGAATCCCACCCTCTCCGCCATATTTTGATAGGTGCTTGCCAGAAGACCTTTTTTGATGTACAATCTATTGTGTGTTCTGCGGAGAGATGGCCGAGTGGTTGAAGGCACACGCCTGGAGAGCGTGTGAGGGGGTAACTCCTCCGTGGGTTCGAATCCCACTCTCTCCGCCATTTTTTCGTCTATGGATGGTACTGCCATTAAGAAGGAGGCTTAACGGATGAACCCTCACGTAGACCCCGATAAGTGCATCGGGTGCGGTCTGTGTGTAGACATATGTCCTGAGGCTTTCGAGATGGACGACGAGGCTGGCGTAGCTCGAGCTACTGCCAATGCCGCAGAAGCTGACCAGGATTGTCTTGAAGAAGCAGCCAGTTCGTGCCCAACGGATGCTATCGAGTTAGAGTAACATTTCGAGATTGTTTGACCAAAGAGTTTGACCGTGCTAGACGGGGAGGTAGCGGTGCCCTGTACCCGCAATCCGCTGCAGCGGGGTCGAATTCCCGTCGTGAGGTTTGTCTTATGTGGGGTCTGGCCGGAGTAAGTGGTGTTGACGAGTGGGTCTTGCGCAACGGAACCTTGTGAACCCCGTCAGGTCCGGGAGGAAGCAGCGGTAAGCAAGTCCTTCCGTGTGCCGCAAGGGTGCCTGCTAAGAGCTAACTGCTTCGGTATCGCCCGGATAAGCAAATCGATGACGGGTGCACGGTCATTTTTTTACCCAAAGGAATATGCAGTGGAGATAGCGAAGTACTACACTGTTGCCTGAATGATGCTCAGCAACAGGGAGGTCCCCAGTTCGTGGCATATCTTTCCTTATATCGCAAATGGCGGCCCCAGGGATTCGACGATGTGGTCGGTCAGGAACATGTGGTGCGGACCCTGAAGAACGCACTGGACGAAGGACGCATCGCCCACGCATATCTCTTTTCCGGCCCCAGGGGTACGGGGAAAACGACCCTGGCCAGGCTCCTGGCTAAGGGCCTAAATTGTGTCGAAGGTCCCACCAGTCAGCCCTGTAATCGGTGCGAGAATTGTACAGCCCTCAACTCGGGTTACGCAATGGATGTGATCGAGATCGACGGTGCCTCCAATCGAGGGATCGACGAGATCAGGGATCTACGGGAAAAGACCAGATATGCACCGGCCGCCGGACGCTACAAGGTATATATCATCGACGAGGTGCACATGTTGACCACCGAGGCCTTCAACGCACTGCTCAAGATCCTGGAAGAGCCTCCTGCCCATGTGCTTTTTGTTTTTGCCACCACTGAGCTCCATCGGATTCCAGCTACCATCATTTCCCGTTGCCAAACCTTTGATTTCCGTCGGTTTTCCAGTCAAGAGATCTATGCGCGCCTGGCCTATATCGCCCAGCAGGAGGGCTTTGAGATTGCAGAAGAGGCCCTCCGTTTGATTAGTCGACGGGCCGAAGGTGGTATGCGGGATGCCCTTGGAATCCTCGATCAGTGTGTTTCTTTCGCGGGGACCCGAGTGGATTTGGACTCAGTACTCCAGGTGCTGGGAACTGTATCCAAGGACACTTTGTTTAGGTTTGTGGCGGTGATCCTGGGTGGCGATGTGGCCACAGCCTTGGGGATCGTCAAAGAAGTCTTAGATGGCGGACACGATGCCCGCCAGTTCATTATCGATGTGGATCGTTGTCTGCGGGATCTTACCGTGGCCAAAGTGGTGGGGGCACAGACCGATGAGTTGATGGAGATGTCTTCCCAGGAGATCGGGCAGCTCTTGGAGCGGTTCCCCACGGTGACGGTGGATCGACTGTTGACGATCTATGATCTGTTTGCGGAGGCGGAAGCAGAGATTAAACGTTCTGCCGAAGTCAGATTGCCCCTGGAGCGGGCAGTGATTAGGGCTACCCATGAGGCTAGCCAGCCTTCGATGGAAGATTTATTGCAGCGGATTGAGGAATTAGAGAAGCAGGTGGCCTCCTTGTGTGAGGCCCGGGTGGCTGCGGTTGAAGTGGAAAAACCCGCAACCGAAAAACCATCGACTGTAGCCCCCCAGGAGCCTGCGGCAAGGAAAGAGACCCCGACCCCGGCCGCCGAGGCGAGGCAAGGGGGGAAGACGGAGCAACAGGTGCTTGCCCGGCTGCAGACGGACTGGGAACGGATCATCCGTCGGTGCAGGGAAGATCGGCGGGTAGATATTGAGGCCTTCCTCAAGGAGGCGGTTCCGACGGATCTAGCCAACGGGGTGTTGGTCTTATCCTTTTCCCAGGACAAACGTTTCCATAAGGCTAGCGTGGAACAGCAGAAGAACAAGGAATATGTGGAACGGTTTTTCAGTAAGGTGACTGGCCAGCGCATCACCGTGCAATGCCGTTTCATGAAGGAAGGAAAGACCCCAAAAGATCCGGAGGAGAAAGCCCTGATTGACGATCCGGTACTGGAGGCGGCCTTGAAGTTTTTCCCGGGAACAGTGACGAAGATTGACGAGCCTGGGGATTAGGTTTTGAGGAGGAAGTAGTATGAGCAGTCAGATGCGCAAGATGATGAAAGAAGCAAAGAAGATGAAGAATCAACTGATCAAGCTCCAGGAAGAGATTAGTCAGAGGACCGTGGAGGCCACCGCCGGGGGCGGTGTAGTGAAAGTAGTGGCCAATGGTAACTTGGAGATCCTAGAGATCAAAATTGACAAGGACATTGTTGATCCGGAAGATATCGAGATGCTGCAGGATCTGATTCTGGCTGCGGTAAACGAGGCCATCCGCAGCGCCCAAAAGATGTCCGAAGAGGCTATGCAGTCCCTGACCGGCGGTCTTAGTCTTCCTGGACTAGACGGTCTGTTATAGTCTTGAGGGGATGAACCGTCAATGGTGGCGTATGCACGGCCCCTGGCCCGGCTAATTGATGAACTGGTTAAGCTCCCGGGGATTGGCCCGAAGACGGCCCAAAGGCTAGCTTTTGAGATTATCAGTTGGTCTCCGGGGGAAGTGAAGCAGTTGGCCGAGGCCATTGTGGAAGCAAAAACCCTTTTGCGGTATTGCTCTGTATGTTTTAATCTGACGGAGCAGGATCCCTGTCAGATTTGTAGTAATCCTAATAGGGAGCGTAGCTCCATTTGTGTGGTGGAACAGCCCAAGGACGTCATTGCCATGGAGAAGACTAGGGAGTTTCGGGGGCTGTACCACGTGTTGCATGGTGTCATTTCCCCCATGGACGGTATCGGCCCCAATGATATCCGCATCCGTGAACTGTTGAGCCGCTTGAAGGACAGTGGCGTGGCGGAGGTTATCGTGGCCACGGACCCCGATGTGGAGGGGGATGCTACCGCAATGTATATAGCCCGGATCCTGAAGCCCATGGGCCTGAAGGTTACCCGGATGGCCAGTGGGTTGCCGGTGGGTGGAGACCTGGAGTATGTGGATGAGGTGACCTTGGCCAAGGCCCTGCAAGGGCGGCATGAACTGTAGACTATTGATACCAATTTGAGCGGTTTTATGTACATGAAAATGTACACGTGTACTAGGTGGAGGTAAAGCAATGGCTACCCGGGATGAGGTTGCAAAACTAGCTGGTGTTTCTGGAGCCACTGTGTCCAGGGTGTTCAACAATCAACCGGGAGTGGCTTCAAAGACCCGCAAGCTGGTTTTAGAGGCGGCCCAAAAGTTGAACTACTATCCCAACAGCAACGGAAGGCGGTTGGTGAGCCAACGGAGCAATACCCTGGCGGTGTTGGTTCCCTATGTATCGGACAAAGTACATATCTTTTACCGGCACTATTTTGCCGAGATCCTAAGTGGTATCGCCCAGGCTGCCAACGACAGGGGATACGACATGCTGGTCAAATTCTATCCCATCGGCGAAAGTCCTGCGCTCAGTTGCCTTAGCATCCTCGGTGAAAAGAAGGCTGATGGGGCCCTAATCTTGGGAGCCTTCGCTGATGATCCTCAACTGGTACAACTTTGTGATGCTGCGGTTCCCTTTGTTCTTATTGGTGGAGTATCGACCTGCCCCAATGTCTCCTTTGTGGACGGAGACCACCGACAGGGTGCGCGGGACGTGGTGGATTATCTAGTGCGCTTGGGTCATCGTCGTATTTGCTTTGTTAACGGTCCCTGGGAATACTCCAACAGTCGAGATCGTTATGCGGGTTATGTGGAGGGTTTAGAAGCTGCCGGATTGCCGGTGGATGCAAATCTTGTCCTCACCGGTCGGTACAGCCGCACTAGCGGCTACCAGTTGGTGGATGAAATCCTGGCCAGGTCACCGGACGCCATCTTTGCTGCCAACGACCGGATGGCCTTTGGTGTGTATCAGGGTTTGCGGGAACGAAGGATTAAGATTCCCGAGGATTTCAGTCTGGTAGGCTACGATGACTCCGAACTAGCCCAATCCATGGAACCGCCTTTGACCAGCGTGCGGGTGCCCCTATATGAAATGGGAATCCATGGTGCACAGATAGTCCTGGACATGTTAGGGGAGCCGGAATACTCTCCCGTGCAACGACTTTTGCCCACTTGGCTGGTGCCTCGTCAGTCGGTGGGTAGTAGATAAACATCAACAGAAAGGAGCAGCCATGATGCAAACCTTGAATGTGGGTCTAATTGGGTACAAGTTCATGGGGAAGGCACATAGTCATGCTCTGAAGGATGTTGGGATGTTTTTCGATCTGTCGGTGAAGCCTGTGATGAAAGTCATTTGCGGTCGGGATGAAGCGGGAGTGGCTAAGGCGGCCCAACAGTACGGTTGGGAGGAGTTCACCACCTCCTGGGAGGAGTTGGTGACCCGGGACGACATCCAGATCATCGATATCACCGCGCCGAGCAATGCCCACAAGGAGATTGCCATCGCCGCGGCCCGACACGGCAAGCATATCTTCTGTGAGAAGCCCTTGGCCTTGACCTTGGAGGACGCAGAGGAGATGCTGGAAGCGGTGACCGCTGCGGGTGTGAAACACATGGTGGGGTTCAACTACCGCCGGGTGCCCGCCATCATGCTAATCAAACAGATGATCGATTCCGGCAAACTGGGGAAGATTTATCATTTCCGGGGTACTTATCTACAGGACTATATCATCGATCCCAATTTCCCTCTGGTTTGGCGGCTGCGGAAGGAGATCGCCGGTTCTGGTTCCCTCGGGGATCTAGGTGCCCATACCATTGACCTGGCCCGGTGGCTGGTTGGGGAGTTTGACGAAGTGGTGGGGATGAGCGAGACCTTCATTAAAGAACGGCCCCTGCCCACAGAAATGGCTGGACTTAGTGCCGCCAGTTCTCAAGATGCGGAGCTGGGGGAGGTTACCGTGGACGATGCTACGGCCTTCCTCGCCAGGTTCAAGAACGGAGCCCTGGGAACCTTTGAGGCCACCAGGTTCGCTGCCGGACACCGGAACGGCAACTGTTTTGAGATCAATGGCAGTAAGGGTAGTGTCTATTTCAATTTCGAACGGATGAACGAGCTGCTCTACTACTCCACCGAAGATGAAGAGGGCTTACAAGGATTTCGGCGGGTTCAGACCACTGAAGCCATCCATCCCTATATGGAAGCCTGGTGGCCCGCTGGACACATCATTGGCTATGAGCATACCTTCATCCACGAGATGAAAGACTTCCTGGAGGCCATCGTCTATGACCGCATGCCGGAACCGAACTTCTTCGACGGTGTGGCCTGCCAGAAGGTATTGGACGCGGTGGAAAAATCCATCGAAGGTCGTTGTTGGGTCAAAGTTGACTAATCAGCAAACTTAGAAAGGAAGCGAGAGTATCATGACGAAGAAGGCACTTATCGTTCAAGGTGGCTGGGATGGGCACGAGCCCGTGCAGGTTTCGGAGCTTTTCCGGGACATTCTAACGGAGGAAGGGTTTGCGGTAAGGGTTGAGGATACCCTCGACGCCTTCCTCGACGAAGAGGAATTGTTGTCCTTGCATCTTATCGTTCCGGTCTGGACCATGGGCAAGATTACCCAGGCGCAGCTTAACCCGGTTTTGAAGGCTGTGGCCGGCGGTGTGGGAATCGCCGGTTGTCACGGAGGGATGTGTGATGCCTTTAGGGAGTGTGTGGATTGGCAGTTCATGACCGGAGGCAATTGGGTGGCCCATCCTGGAAACGATGGCACCGAGTATGTGGTAAACATCAAACGGGGTTCTAGTCCCATTGTGGAAGGGATTGAGGACTTTACCGTGAAAAGTGAGCAGTATTATCTCCACGTGGATCCGGCAGTGGAGGTCTTAGCCACCACTCGTTTTCCCACCGCAGATGGCCCCCACGTAACCAACGGGCCGGTGGATATGCCGGTGGTGTGGACGAAGCGTTGGGGCAAGGGCCGCGTCTTCTATTGTTCCTTGGGACATCATGCGGACATCGTGGCCATGAAACCGGTAAAGACCATCATGCGCCGGGGGTTTTTGTGGGCCGCGGAAGGCAAGGATTTGGCCTGACAAGAGGGGAGGAGCTAGAGGATGGAACCGATGAAGGTCGGTGTGGTTGGTTGCGGTAACATCAGCGGAATCTACTTTACTAACCTGCAGCGATTGCCTGGAGTGACGCTGGTGGCTTGTAGTGATCTGATCCCCGAACGGGCTCAGGCCAAGGCCGCTGAGTTTGGGATTAAAGCCTGCAGTGTGGAGGAATTACTAGCAGATCCACAGATCGATATCGTCCTTAACCTGACGATCCCCAAGGCCCACGCGGAAGTGAACCTAGCGGCCTTGGAAGCGGGCAAGCACGTTTACGTGGAAAAGCCCTTGGCCATCAGCTTGGAGGACGGAAGGAAGACCCTGGAGCTGGCAGCTCAAAAGGGGTTGCGGGTGGGTTCTGCCCCGGATACCTTCCTCGGCGGGGGACTACAGACCTGCCGTAAATTGATTGACGATGGGGCCATAGGCACTCCTGTGGCGGCTACCGCCTTCATGACCTGTCCAGGCCATGAAGGGTGGCACCCTGACCCCGAGTTCTATTACAAACCCGGTGGCGGTCCCATGTTTGACATGGGCCCCTATTACCTTACTGCGCTGGTTTCCCTCGTTGGGCCCATCCGGGAAGTGACGGGCATGACAAGGATTACCTTCCCCGAGCGGACGATCACCAGCGCTCCCAAGTACGGACAAAAGATCAAAGTGGAGGTTCCCACCCATGTGACGGGACTGATGCAATTTGCCAACGGGGCCATTGGGACCATCATTACCAGCTTCGACGTCTGGGGAGCCCATCTGCCCTGGATTGAGATCTACGGTAGTGAAGGTAGTCTTGCTGTGCCTGATCCCAACAACTTCGGGGGTCGGGTATTGTTGAAGAGACAGGGGGACTCCGAATGGAAGGAAGTGCCCCTCACCCATGGCTATGCGGAGAACTATCGTGGACTGGGAGTGGCTGACTTGGCCCACGGGATCAAAAACAATAGGCCCCATCGGGCCAGCGGGGAACTGGCCAATCACGTGTTAGAAGTGATGCACGGTTTTCACATTGCATCAGACCAAAGGGGCTTTTATCGGGTGGAAAGCACCTGCCAGCGCCCTGCGGCGCTACCGGTGGATGGTAGTCTAGACTAGGGAAACAAGAGAAACCGTCCGCATCCTTTCACGAACGAAGCTCCCGGGGATCTCTAAGGCTACTCGGTTCGTCGCCGAATACCGGAAAAGGAACTACTGTGAAATCAACGGCTTTAGGGGTAGTGTCTATTACAGCTTCGAAGGGATGAGCGAACTGTTTTAGTACTCCGAAAAGGATTTATCCGGTTCTCGGCGAATTCCAAACCAACGAAGCTACCTGTCCCTTTATGGAGGCCTAATGGACCGCTGGACATATCGTTGGTTGTGAACATACCTTCATTCTCGAGACGAAATACCTCCTGGAGGCCATCGCCTGTCGGAACCGAAGTCTTTCGACGGCGTGGCCTGCCAGAAGGTATTGGACGCGGGGGCAAGATCCAGCGAAAATCGTTGTTGAGTCTAAGGAGACTAATCGGGAGCATTGGAAAGGAAGCGAGAACGTCATGGAGAAGAAGGCACTTATCGTTCGAGGCGGCTGGGACGGACACCAGCCGGTGGAGGTTTCGGAAGTCTTCAGGGACATCCTGACCGAAGAAGGGTTTGCGGTGAGGGTAGAAGAAACCCTTGATGCCTTTCTCGACGAAGAGGAATTGTTGTCCTTGCATCTCATCGTGCCGGTCTGGACCAACGGCAAGATCACCCAGGCGCAGCTCCAGCCGGTTCTGAAGGCTGTGGCCAGTGGTGTGGGGATTGCAGGTTGTCACGGCGGTATGTGTGCTGCCTTCAAGGAATGTGTGGACTGGCAGTTCATGACCGGTGGCTATTGGGTGGGCCATCCCGGAAACGATGGTGTAGAGTATGTGGTGAACATCAAACGGGGTTCTAGCCCTATCGTGGAGGGCATTGAGGACTTTACCGTGAAAACTGAGCAGTACTATCTTCACGTGGACCCGGTGGTGGAGGTCTTGGCTACCACTAGATTCCCTACCGTCGATGGCCCCCACGCTGCCAACGGGCCGGTGGATGTGCCGGTGGTGTGGACGAAACGCTGGGGCAAAGGCCGGGTCTTCTATTGTTCCCTAGGACATCATGCGGACATTTTACTCATCGAACCGGTGAAAACCATCATGCGCCGAGGGCTTTTGTGGGCCGCAGAGGGCAAAGACTTGGCCTTGCAAGAGGGGAAGAGCTAAAGGACGGAACCGATAAGATTTTTGGTCTGTCTGTTCCCAACGGTTTCGGTGGCAAGCCACCGTCGAAGAGGAGGGGGGACTTCGCAAGGAAGGAAGTCCCCTTACTCATGGTTATGCGGAAGACTTTCGGGTCCTGGGGGGCCGACTTGGTCCACAAGACCAGGAATTGCAGGCCCCATCGCTGGCCAGCCACATGCTGGAAGAGTCCACGGTTTTCATATCGCCTTAGACCATAGGGGTCTTTGCCAGGCGCAAAGCACTGCGGGCGCTGCCGGTGGATGGTAGTGAGGAATAGAGAAAGAGAAAAACCCCCGCATCTTTTGTGATGGGGGGGTTCTTTTTAACTGATGCTTTCGAACATATCTCCGGCTTTGGAAAGCAGCTCCTGAGCCTTTTCCGTGTCGCCTAGCTGCTGATACACCAATCCCAGTTGGTATGTGGCTGCAGCGGTCTGTTTGGCGTTTTCCGCTTGGGCCGGGGCATGGGGCTGCTGGGCCTTCAAGGTAGCCAAAGCCGTCTCTAGATGGTTTTGGGCTGCGGTGTAGTCCTTCAATTGACGATACACCTTGCCTAAGGCGATCTGCACCGGCACCTGCGCGACGGGATCTTCCAACATACCCAAAGCCTTCTCGAGATATTCTACCGCTTCCTTGTGTTTTTGCTGGCTGCTCAGGACAAACCCGTATTCTTCGTACAGTAGTGGTTCAAGATCCGCTGCCGGTTCTTCTTGCAACAAAGCCTCCGCTGTCTGCAATCGCCGGTAGGCTTCTTCCAGCTGGTTCTGTTCCCGATGAATCACCGCGAGGTTAATGTTAAGCCTGGCCATTTCCCTTTTCGGTCCTTTGGTCACTTGCAGGAAAGCCAAGGCATCCACGGTGTATTCCAGAGC contains:
- a CDS encoding ferredoxin, which translates into the protein MNPHVDPDKCIGCGLCVDICPEAFEMDDEAGVARATANAAEADQDCLEEAASSCPTDAIELE
- the dnaX gene encoding DNA polymerase III subunit gamma/tau, which gives rise to MAYLSLYRKWRPQGFDDVVGQEHVVRTLKNALDEGRIAHAYLFSGPRGTGKTTLARLLAKGLNCVEGPTSQPCNRCENCTALNSGYAMDVIEIDGASNRGIDEIRDLREKTRYAPAAGRYKVYIIDEVHMLTTEAFNALLKILEEPPAHVLFVFATTELHRIPATIISRCQTFDFRRFSSQEIYARLAYIAQQEGFEIAEEALRLISRRAEGGMRDALGILDQCVSFAGTRVDLDSVLQVLGTVSKDTLFRFVAVILGGDVATALGIVKEVLDGGHDARQFIIDVDRCLRDLTVAKVVGAQTDELMEMSSQEIGQLLERFPTVTVDRLLTIYDLFAEAEAEIKRSAEVRLPLERAVIRATHEASQPSMEDLLQRIEELEKQVASLCEARVAAVEVEKPATEKPSTVAPQEPAARKETPTPAAEARQGGKTEQQVLARLQTDWERIIRRCREDRRVDIEAFLKEAVPTDLANGVLVLSFSQDKRFHKASVEQQKNKEYVERFFSKVTGQRITVQCRFMKEGKTPKDPEEKALIDDPVLEAALKFFPGTVTKIDEPGD
- a CDS encoding YbaB/EbfC family nucleoid-associated protein, which produces MSSQMRKMMKEAKKMKNQLIKLQEEISQRTVEATAGGGVVKVVANGNLEILEIKIDKDIVDPEDIEMLQDLILAAVNEAIRSAQKMSEEAMQSLTGGLSLPGLDGLL
- the recR gene encoding recombination protein RecR, with product MVAYARPLARLIDELVKLPGIGPKTAQRLAFEIISWSPGEVKQLAEAIVEAKTLLRYCSVCFNLTEQDPCQICSNPNRERSSICVVEQPKDVIAMEKTREFRGLYHVLHGVISPMDGIGPNDIRIRELLSRLKDSGVAEVIVATDPDVEGDATAMYIARILKPMGLKVTRMASGLPVGGDLEYVDEVTLAKALQGRHEL
- a CDS encoding LacI family transcriptional regulator: MATRDEVAKLAGVSGATVSRVFNNQPGVASKTRKLVLEAAQKLNYYPNSNGRRLVSQRSNTLAVLVPYVSDKVHIFYRHYFAEILSGIAQAANDRGYDMLVKFYPIGESPALSCLSILGEKKADGALILGAFADDPQLVQLCDAAVPFVLIGGVSTCPNVSFVDGDHRQGARDVVDYLVRLGHRRICFVNGPWEYSNSRDRYAGYVEGLEAAGLPVDANLVLTGRYSRTSGYQLVDEILARSPDAIFAANDRMAFGVYQGLRERRIKIPEDFSLVGYDDSELAQSMEPPLTSVRVPLYEMGIHGAQIVLDMLGEPEYSPVQRLLPTWLVPRQSVGSR
- a CDS encoding Gfo/Idh/MocA family oxidoreductase; translated protein: MQTLNVGLIGYKFMGKAHSHALKDVGMFFDLSVKPVMKVICGRDEAGVAKAAQQYGWEEFTTSWEELVTRDDIQIIDITAPSNAHKEIAIAAARHGKHIFCEKPLALTLEDAEEMLEAVTAAGVKHMVGFNYRRVPAIMLIKQMIDSGKLGKIYHFRGTYLQDYIIDPNFPLVWRLRKEIAGSGSLGDLGAHTIDLARWLVGEFDEVVGMSETFIKERPLPTEMAGLSAASSQDAELGEVTVDDATAFLARFKNGALGTFEATRFAAGHRNGNCFEINGSKGSVYFNFERMNELLYYSTEDEEGLQGFRRVQTTEAIHPYMEAWWPAGHIIGYEHTFIHEMKDFLEAIVYDRMPEPNFFDGVACQKVLDAVEKSIEGRCWVKVD
- a CDS encoding Gfo/Idh/MocA family oxidoreductase, which translates into the protein MEPMKVGVVGCGNISGIYFTNLQRLPGVTLVACSDLIPERAQAKAAEFGIKACSVEELLADPQIDIVLNLTIPKAHAEVNLAALEAGKHVYVEKPLAISLEDGRKTLELAAQKGLRVGSAPDTFLGGGLQTCRKLIDDGAIGTPVAATAFMTCPGHEGWHPDPEFYYKPGGGPMFDMGPYYLTALVSLVGPIREVTGMTRITFPERTITSAPKYGQKIKVEVPTHVTGLMQFANGAIGTIITSFDVWGAHLPWIEIYGSEGSLAVPDPNNFGGRVLLKRQGDSEWKEVPLTHGYAENYRGLGVADLAHGIKNNRPHRASGELANHVLEVMHGFHIASDQRGFYRVESTCQRPAALPVDGSLD